A stretch of Rhododendron vialii isolate Sample 1 chromosome 4a, ASM3025357v1 DNA encodes these proteins:
- the LOC131323573 gene encoding receptor-like protein 6: MVHIESIEGIKSSNRTRYSNYAGHDRYAEETLNMPLCHEDERSALLQFKRSFDIKKFASGNPSAYPKIKSWKLDANASDCCSWDGVECDHDTSRVIGLDLSSSFLYGSINSNSSLFSLIPSEISSLSQLTFLNLSQYFEPVHATHVYLLKLEKPSLRDLIQNLTNLKVLDLNVVNVSSTVPGALSTMTSLTHLNLGNCILYGEFPMGIFHLPNLRVLRVSVNENLFGYLPEFPYGGPFEELKIWKTNFSGLLPNSIGNLHSLKELHLGESNFYGTLPSSLGNLAQLTFLDVVGSNFWGQVPSSIANLSKLTVLGLGHCTFDARPLEKLSKLIILALDHTKLRDVLPQSLANMTQLSTLILNNNELFGEIPSWLLNLTRLTFLDLSKNRLSGMFPSSISPLKHLEYLDFSFNRLQGPLPLPPPSVLYYRVTGNLLTGKIPTSFCQNRTLFALDLSDNNLSGAIPQCLFKHSFHVKKFASGDPSAYPKVESWGNASDCCSWDGVECDHDTGRVIGLDLSSNFLFGSINSNSSLFSLVHLQTLNLADNHFNYSQIPARIENLSRLKSLNLYNSYFSGQIPSEISSLSQLTFLDLSRYFDPLHASNEYLLKLEKPNLRDLIQNLTNLEVLDLNVVNVSSIVPSALSNMTTLTHLNLGNCLLCGEFPMGIFRLPNLRVLGVSVNENLFGYLPEFSYGSSLEEMKIWRTNFSGLLPNSIGNLDSLTVLEVGESNFYGTLPSSLGNLAQLWFLDVVGSNFWGQVPSSIANLSKLTWLGLGGGSFDARPLGKLSKLIILDLNNTKLRDELPESLANMTQLSTLILNNNELFGEIPFWLLNLTRLTNLDLSENQLSGMFPSSISQLKHLEYLDFSFNRLQGPLPLPPPSLLYYRVAGNLLTGEIPPSFCQNSALLALDLSDNHFSGAIPQCLASTTSDSLLLLNLSNNNFHGTVPEMSVKGIKMIDLSQNQLHGGVPRSLASCTTLEILVLGDNQIEDFFPFWLGSLPELQVLILRSNRFHGAIENPKTNLKFPKLRIIDLSHNGFSGTLPSEYFQNWNAMKLVGKENSTYMQVEKPLATGVANIVYLEDFTYSITISNKGTKLLYEKIQSVFVAVDLSDNKFCGEIPESLGSLGGLQALNISKNNLTGIIPSSLANLSDLESLDLSRNLLSGEIPEQLTKLTFLSVLNVSHNRLTGPIPRGKQFDTFDNSSYGGNMMVIMMGYGSGLIVGLVIGQTLTTRIRNNNRNQSWNNRGGTGVLGLWIVGTPNLGCAMKKKEEPMAMVEECIRNWRVGVRIRLQPYRSWFFNLAMVVEEWLSWWWCGLKWW; the protein is encoded by the exons ATGGTCCATATTGAATCTATTGAAGGCATTAAGTCAAGTAATAGGACAAGATATTCAAATTATGCAGGACATGACAGGTATGCTGAGGAGACCTTGAATATG CCACTATGCCATGAAGATGAGAGATCAGCCTTGCTGCAATTCAAGCGTAGCTTTGACATCAAGAAGTTTGCTTCTGGCAATCCTTCTGCTTATCCAAAGATCAAGTCATGGAAGCTTGATGCAAATGCTAGCGATTGCTGCTCGTGGGATGGCGTGGAGTGTGACCATGATACCAGTCGTGTGATTGGTCTCGACCTCAGTAGCAGCTTCCTCTATGGTTCTATCAACTCCAACAGCAGCCTCTTCAGTCTT ATCCCTTCAGAGATCTCATCTCTTTCCCAATTGACTTTCCTTAATCTGTCTCAATACTTTGAACCCGTGCATGCTACTCATGTATAtcttttgaaacttgaaaaaccCAGTTTGAGAGACCTAATCCAAAACCTAACCAACCTGAAAGTACTAGACCTCAATGTGGTGAACGTATCTTCTACAGTGCCAGGTGCTTTATCGACTATGACCTCTCTGACACATCTTAATCTCGGGAATTGTATCCTTTATGGTGAATTCCCAATGGGCATTTTTCATCTACCAAACCTACGGGTTTTACGTGTGTCGGTCAATGAAAACCTATTTGGTTACCTTCCAGAATTTCCGTATGGTGGTCCATTTGAGGAATTGAAgatttggaaaacaaatttttccGGATTGCTTCCAAATTCCATTGGGAACCTTCATTCCTTGAAGGAGTTACATTTAGGAGAGTCCAATTTTTATGGGACACTTCCAAGCTCTCTTGGCAATCTGGCCCAGCTCACGTTTCTGGATGTTGTCGGAAGCAATTTTTGGGGACAGGTCCCTTCATCAATAGCAAACTTATCAAAACTCACTGTCTTAGGACTCGGCCATTGTACTTTTGATGCACGACCCCTTGAAAAGctatcaaaactcattatacTAGCACTTGACCATACAAAACTAAGGGATGTATTACCACAGTCTCTTGCTAACATGACCCAGCTATCTACGTTAATTCTCAACAACAATGAGTTATTTGGTGAAATCCCATCTTGGCTTTTGAACCTCACCAGATTAACCTTTCTAGACCTTTCAAAAAATCGACTATCTGGCATGTTTCCGAGCTCAATCTCTCCACTCAAGCATCTTGAATACCTAGATTTCAGCTTTAACAGGCTGCAAGGACCACTCCCTCTTCCACCACCGTCTGTCCTTTATTATAGAGTCACTGGTAATTTACTAACTGGAAAAATACCAACATCATTTTGCCAAAACAGAACTCTTTTTGCACTTGACTTGTCTGATAATAACCTAAGCGGTGCCATTCCTCAATGCTTG TTCAAGCATAGCTTCCACGTCAAGAAGTTTGCTTCTGGCGACCCTTCTGCTTATCCAAAGGTTGAGTCATGGGGAAATGCTAGCGATTGCTGCTCGTGGGATGGCGTGGAGTGTGACCATGACACCGGTCGTGTGATTGGTCTCGACCTCAGTAGCAACTTCCTCTTTGGTTCTATCAACTCCAACAGCAGCCTCTTTAGCCTTGTTCACCTTCAAACGCTGAACCTTGCTGACAATCACTTCAATTATTCTCAAATTCCGGCCAGAATTGAAAATCTTTCAAGATTAAAGAGTCTCAACCTCTACAATTCTTACTTTTCCGGTCAGATCCCTTCAGAGATCTCCTCTCTTTCCCAATTGACTTTCCTTGATCTGTCTCGATACTTTGACCCCCTGCATGCTTCTAATGAATAtcttttgaaacttgaaaaaccCAATCTAAGAGACCTAATCCAAAACCTAACCAACCTTGAAGTACTAGACCTCAATGTGGTGAACGTATCTTCTATAGTGCCAAGTGCTTTATCGAATATGACCACTCTGACACATCTTAATCTTGGGAATTGTTTGCTTTGTGGTGAATTCCCAATGGGCATTTTTCGTCTACCAAACCTACGCGTTTTAGGTGTGTCGGTCAATGAAAACCTATTTGGTTACCTTCCTGAATTTTCGTATGGTAGTTCACTTGAGGAAATGAAGATTTGGAGGACAAATTTTTCCGGATTGCTTCCAAATTCCATTGGGAACCTTGATTCCTTGACCGTGTTAGAAGTAGGAGAGTCCAATTTCTATGGGACACTTCCAAGCTCGCTAGGAAATCTGGCCCAGCTATGGTTTCTGGATGTTGTTGGAAGCAATTTTTGGGGACAGGTTCCTTCATCAATAGCAAACTTATCAAAACTCACTTGGTTAGGACTCGGCGGCGGTTCTTTTGATGCACGACCCCTTGGAAAGctatcaaaactcattatacTAGACCTTAACAATACGAAACTAAGGGATGAATTACCAGAGTCTCTTGCTAACATGACCCAGCTATCTACGTTGATTCTCAACAACAATGAGTTGTTTGGTGAAATCCCATTTTGGCTTTTGAACCTCACCAGATTAACCAATCTAGACCTTTCAGAAAATCAATTATCTGGCATGTTTCCGAGCTCAATCTCTCAACTCAAGCATCTAGAATACCTAGATTTCAGCTTTAACAGGCTGCAAGGACCACTCCCTCTTCCACCACCATCTCTCCTTTATTATAGAGTCGCTGGGAATTTACTAACCGGAGAAATCCCACCATCATTCTGCCAAAATAGTGCTCTTCTTGCGCTTGACTTGTCTGATAATCACTTTAGCGGGGCCATTCCTCAATGCTTGGCCAGTACTACTAGTGATTCTCTATTGCTGCTCAATTTGAGCAACAACAATTTTCACGGTACTGTTCCCGAGATGTCTGTGAAGGGGATCAAGATGATCGACTTGAGTCAAAATCAATTGCATGGGGGGGTACCACGTTCATTGGCTAGTTGTACAACGCTTGAAATTCTTGTTCTGGGAGATAATCAAATCGAggacttttttcccttttggttggGATCTCTTCCTGAGTTACAAGTTCTTATTCTTCGATCTAATAGATTCCATGGTGCCATTGAGAATCCTAAAACCAATTTGAAGTTTCCGAAGTTGCGAATCATTGACCTCTCTCACAATGGTTTCTCTGGTACATTGCCATCAgagtatttccagaactggaATGCAATgaaattggtcgggaaagagAATTCAACATATATGCAAGTGGAGAAACCACTAGCTACAGGGGTGGCAAATATTGTTTATTTAGAGGATTTTACCTATTCAATAACAATATCCAACAAAGGGACAAAACTACTTTATGAGAAGATCCAAAGTGTATTTGTAGCTGTTGATCTTTCAGACAACAAATTCTGTGGTGAAATTCCAGAATCCCTTGGAAGTCTAGGTGGACTTCAAGCGCTAAACATTTCCAAAAACAACCTCACTGGCATCATCCCGTCATCCTTGGCAAATCTGTCGGACTTGGAATCATTGGACCTGTCTCGAAACCTACTCTCAGGAGAGATCCCTGAGCAGTTAACCAAACTCACTTTCCTCTCAGTCCTAAACGTTTCTCATAACCGTCTCACTGGGCCCATACCTCGAGGTAAACAATTCGATACATTTGATAATAGTTCATATGGTGGGAATATG ATGGTCATAATGATGGGATATGGGAGTGGGCTCATAGTTGGGTTGGTTATTGGGCAGACGCTGACCACAAG GATTAGGAATAACAACAGGAATCAAAGTTGGAACAATCGAGGAGGAACTGGTGTCCTG GGGCTTTGGATTGTTGGAACTCCGAATTTGGGTTGTGcgatgaagaagaaggaagagcCTATGGCTATGGTGGAGGAGTGTATTAGAAACTGGCGTGTGGGGGTACGTATTAGGTTACAGCCTTACAGGTCGTGGTTCTTTAACCTCGcaatggtggtggaggagtggctttcgtggtggtggtgtggtctGAAGTGGTGGTaa
- the LOC131323574 gene encoding uncharacterized protein LOC131323574 produces the protein MRWLTGEEWILVSGKVAALSGVAALGLGTYGAHAFKPKNPTYKEVWHTASLYHLVHTAALVAAPVTKRPNIFGGLLTTGIVAFSGT, from the exons ATGAgg TGGTTAACTGGTGAAGAATGGATCCTCGTCTCTGGTAAAGTCGCTGCTCTTTCtg GAGTAGCTGCTCTTGGGTTGGGGACTTATGGTGCTCATGccttcaaacccaaaaaccccACTTACAAAGAg GTTTGGCACACGGCATCTCTCTACCACTTGGTTCACACAGCTGCTTTGGTTGCTGCTCCTGTCACCAAACGCCCCAATATT TTTGGAGGCCTTTTGACTACTGGAATTGTGGCATTCTCGGGGACGTAA
- the LOC131323575 gene encoding receptor-like protein 6, which yields MDSSLYLHKFLMIFCCFNLAIFTNSYSSAQPLCHDDERSVLLQFKRSFDIKKFASANNPSAYPKIKSWKLDGNASNCCSWDGVECDHNTGHVIGLDLSSSFLYGSINSNSSLFSLVHLRRLNLAHNHFNYSQIPTGIEKLSKLKSLNLHNSFFSGQIPSEISSLSQLTFLDLCGYFDPYSTSTGHLLKLEKLSLRDLVQNLTNLKELDLSAVNVSSTVPRALSNMTSLTGLNLRNCLLYGEFPMGIFHLPNLRILRVSTNENLFGYLPEFSYGSPLEELKISRTNFSGLLPNSIGNLHSLNVLELGESNLYGMLPSSLGNLAQLMFLDVHGNNFWGQVPSSIANLSKLTVLGLSGGTFDARPLGKLSKLVILVLDNTKLRDVLPQSLANMTQLSLLVLIHNELFGEIPSWLSNLTRLTILDLSKNQLSGMFPCSISELNHLESLDFSFNRLQGPLPLPPPSVLSYRVAGNLLTGKVPTSFCQNRALFALDLSDNNLSGAIPQCLASSSSGSLLMLNLSYNNLHGTVPQTFMRGIKLIDLSQNQLHGGVPRSLANCTTLEILLLGDNQIEDFFPFWLGSLPELQVLILRSNRFYGTIENPKTNLKFPKLRIIDLSHNGFFGTLPSEYFQNWNAMKVVGKENSTYMQVEKPLATTVENIVYSRGFTYSITISSKGTKLLYEKIQSVFVAVDLSDNKFSGEIPESLGSLSGLQALNISENNLIGIIPSSLANLPNLESLDLSRNLLSGKIPQQLTKLTFLSVLNVSHNRLIGPIPGGKQFDTFDNSSYGGNMGLCGVPLTMLCGNSEVSPPPPPAHSSQGDDSEFSRGIYWMVIMMGYGSGLIVGLVIGQTLTTRYHEWFVVIFEREKKTQKRPKRKGRRN from the coding sequence ATGGATTCATCTTTGTATCTTCACAAGTTCCTGATGATCTTCTGTTGCTTTAATCTTGCTATTTTTACTAACTCTTACTCTTCTGCGCAGCCACTATGCCATGACGATGAGAGATCAGTCTTGCTGCAGTTCAAGCGTAGCTTTGACATCAAGAAGTTTGCTTCTGCCAACAACCCTTCTGCTTATCCGAAGATCAAGTCATGGAAGCTTGATGGAAATGCTAGCAATTGCTGCTCGTGGGATGGCGTGGAGTGTGACCACAACACCGGTCATGTGATTGGTCTCGACCTCAGTAGCAGCTTCCTCTATGGTTCTATCAACTCCAACAGCAGCCTCTTCAGCCTTGTTCACCTACGGAGGCTGAACCTCGCTCACAATCACTTCAATTATTCTCAAATTCCGACCGGAATTGAAAAACTTTCGAAACTAAAGAGTCTCAACCTACACAACTCCTTTTTTTCCGGTCAGATCCCTTCAGAGATCTCCTCTCTTTCCCAATTGACTTTCCTTGATCTGTGCGGATATTTTGACCCATATTCTACTTCTACCGGACAtcttttgaaacttgaaaaactCAGTCTGAGAGACCTAGTTCAAAACCTCACCAACCTGAAAGAACTTGACCTCAGTGCTGTGAACGTATCTTCTACGGTGCCACGTGCTTTATCAAACATGACCTCTCTGACAGGTCTTAATCTTAGGAACTGTTTGCTTTATGGTGAATTCCCAATGGGCATTTTTCATCTACCGAACCTACGAATTTTACGCGTGTCAACCAATGAAAACCTATTTGGTTATCTTCCTGAATTTTCATATGGTAGTCCACTTGAGGAATTGAAGATTTCGAGGACAAATTTTTCCGGATTGCTTCCAAATTCCATTGGGAACCTTCATTCCTTAAACGTGTTGGAATTAGGAGAGTCCAATTTGTATGGGATGCTTCCAAGCTCGCTAGGCAATCTGGCCCAGCTCATGTTTCTGGATGTTCACGGAAATAATTTTTGGGGACAGGTTCCTTCATCAATAGCAAACTTATCAAAACTCACTGTCTTAGGACTCAGTGGCGGTACTTTTGATGCACGACCCCTTGGAAAGCTATCAAAACTCGTTATTCTAGTACTCGACAATACGAAACTAAGGGATGTATTACCACAGTCTCTTGCGAACATGACCCAGCTATCTTTGTTGGTTCTCATCCACAATGAGTTATTTGGTGAAATCCCATCTTGGCTTTCGAACCTCACCAGATTAACCATTCTAGAcctttcaaaaaatcaactatcTGGCATGTTTCCCTGCTCAATCTCTGAACTCAACCATCTAGAATCCCTAGATTTCAGCTTTAACAGACTGCAAGGACCACTTCCTCTTCCACCACCATCTGTCCTTTCTTATAGAGTCGCTGGTAATTTACTAACTGGAAAAGTCCCAACATCATTCTGCCAAAATAGAGCTCTTTTTGCACTTGACTTGTCTGATAATAACTTAAGCGGGGCCATTCCTCAATGCTTGGCCAGTTCTAGTAGTGGTTCTCTGTTGATGCTCAATCTAAGTTACAACAACTTACACGGTACCGTGCCTCAAACGTTCATGAGGGGAATCAAGTTGATTGACTTAAGTCAGAATCAATTGCATGGGGGAGTACCACGTTCTTTGGCCAATTGTACAACGCTTGAAATTCTTCTTCTGGGAGATAATCAGATCGaggattttttccccttttggtTGGGATCTCTTCCTGAGTTACAGGTTCTTATTCTTCGATCTAACAGATTCTATGGTACCATTGAGAATCCTAAAACCAATTTGAAGTTTCCGAAGTTGAGGATCATTGACCTCTCTCACAATGGTTTCTTTGGTACATTGCCGTCAGAGTACTTCCAGAACTGGAATGCAATGAAAGTGGTCGGGAAAGAGAATTCAACATATATGCAAGTGGAGAAACCACTAGCTACAACGGTGGAAAATATTGTTTATTCAAGGGGTTTTACCTATTCAATAACTATATCCAGCAAAGGGACAAAACTACTTTATGAGAAGATCCAAAGTGTATTTGTAGCTGTTGATCTTTCAGACAACAAGTTCAGTGGTGAAATTCCAGAATCCCTTGGAAGTCTCAGTGGACTTCAAGCGCTAAATATTTCGGAAAACAACCTCATTGGCATCATCCCGTCATCCTTGGCAAATCTACCGAACTTGGAATCATTGGACCTATCTCGAAACCTGCTCTCAGGAAAGATCCCTCAGCAACTGACCAAACTCACTTTCCTCTCAGTCCTAAATGTTTCTCATAACCGTCTCATTGGCCCCATACCTGGAGGTAAACAATTCGATACATTTGATAATAGTTCATATGGTGGGAATATGGGATTGTGTGGTGTCCCCCTGACGATGTTATGCGGAAATTCTGAAGTgtcacccccaccaccaccggcacATAGCTCGCAAGGCGATGATTCAGAGTTTTCGAGGGGTATCTACTGGATGGTCATAATGATGGGATATGGGAGTGGGCTAATAGTTGGGTTGGTTATTGGGCAAACGCTGACCACGAGGTATCATGAATGGTTTGTTGTGATCTtcgaaagggaaaagaaaactcaaaagaGGCCGAAGAGGAAGGGGCGAAGAAACTAA
- the LOC131322883 gene encoding receptor-like protein 7: MTSITHLKLRNCLLYGEFPTGIFHLPNLRILGLSTNENLYGYLPEFSSGSPLEELLIWGTNFSGLLPSSIVNLDSLNALELGNSNLDGTLPSSLGNLAQLTFLDVIGCNFWGQVPSSIANLSKLTHLGLGGGTFDARPLGKLSKLTNLLLWNTKLSDVLPQSLANMTQLSSLVLNENELFGEIPSWLLNLTRLTILELFNNQLSGMFPSSISRLKHLEVLDLLSNILSGKVDLDIFQNLQNLYVLILSENKLTVLETNRINATLPKFNSVGLASCNLKEFPDFLRFQDELELLDLANNGIRGLVPTWLWNISKETMRDINLQGNFLTGFEQHPNAIPWISLRVLDLSVNRLQGPLPLPPPSIVSYVVNDNLLTGDIPPSFCQNSALFTLDLSNNHLSGAIPRCLASTTSDSLLLLNLSNNNFQGTVPQMSMRGIKMIDLSQNQLHGRVPRSLANCTMLEILVLGDNQIEDTFPFWLGALLELQVLVLRSNRFHGGIENPKTDLKFPKLRIIDLSHNSFSGTLPSEYFQNWNEMKVVGKGNSTYMHMVTNPRFGGNGRYTFVTDFTYSITISSKGTKRLYEKIQSVFVVIDLSDNKFNGEIPESLGSLWGLQALNVSENNLIGIIPSSFSNLMDLESLDLSRNRLSGEIPQQLTKLTFLSVLDVSHNHLTGPIPRGKQFDTFDNSSYGGNMGLCGVPLTRLCNNSETSPPPPPTHNSQGNGLEFSTGIYWMVIMMGYGSGLIVGLVIGQMLTTRYHERFVEIFERAKKTQRRSKRKGRRN, from the coding sequence ATGACCTCTATAACACATCTTAAGCTTAGGAATTGTTTGCTTTATGGTGAATTCCCAACTGGAATTTTTCATCTACCAAACCTACGGATTTTAGGCCTGTCAACCAATGAAAACCTGTATGGTTATCTTCCTGAATTTTCAAGTGGTAGTCCACTTGAGGAATTGTTGATTTGGGGGACAAATTTTTCCGGATTGCTTCCATCTTCAATTGTGAATCTTGATTCCTTAAACGCGTTAGAGTTAGGAAACTCCAATTTAGATGGGACGCTTCCAAGCTCGCTAGGCAATCTAGCCCAGCTCACATTTCTGGATGTTATTGGATGCAATTTTTGGGGACAGGTTCCTTCATCAATAGCAAACTTATCAAAACTCACTCACTTAGGACTGGGTGGCGGCACTTTTGATGCACGACCCCTTGGAAAGCTATCAAAACTCACAAATCTACTACTTTGGAATACGAAACTAAGTGATGTATTACCGCAGTCTCTTGCTAACATGACCCAGCTATCTTCGTTGGTTCTCAACGAGAATGAGTTATTTGGTGAGATCCCATCTTGGCTTTTGAACCTCACTAGATTAACCATTCTTGAACTTTTCAACAATCAACTATCCGGCATGTTTCCGAGCTCAATCTCTCGACTCAAGCATCTTGAAGTTCTTGATCTTTTGTCAAACATTTTGAGTGGTAAAGTCGATCTAGATATCTTTCAAAATCTCCAAAACCTTTATGTATTGATTCTGTCCGAAAATAAATTGACGGTGCTCGAAACAAACCGTATCAACGCTACTCTACCAAAATTCAATAGTGTAGGATTGGCTTCATGCAACTTGAAGGAGTTTCCTGATTTCCTACGGTTCCAGGATGAATTAGAACTCCTTGATTTGGCTAATAATGGTATTCGTGGTCTAGTACCAACATGGTTGTGGAACATAAGTAAAGAAACAATGAGAGATATCAACCTTCAAGGAAACTTTCTTACAGGATTTGAGCAGCATCCAAATGCCATTCCATGGATATCGTTACGAGTCCTAGACTTGAGCGTTAACAGGCTGCAAGGACCActgccacttccaccaccatctATCGTTTCTTATGTTGTCAATGATAATTTACTTACCGGAGACATCCCACCATCATTCTGCCAAAACAGTGCTCTTTTTACGCTTGACTTGTCTAACAATCACTTAAGCGGCGCCATTCCTCGGTGCTTGGCTAGTACTACTAGTGATTCTCTGCTGCTACTCAATTTGAGTAACAACAATTTTCAAGGTACTGTTCCGCAGATGTCCATGAGGGGGATCAAGATGATTGACTTGAGTCAAAATCAATTGCATGGGCGGGTACCACGTTCATTGGCTAATTGTACAATGCTTGAAATTCTTGTTTTGGGAGATAATCAGATCGAGGacacttttcctttttggttggGAGCTCTTCTTGAGTTACAAGTTCTTGTTCTCCGATCTAACAGATTCCATGGTGGCATTGAGAATCCTAAAACTGATTTGAAGTTTCCGAAGCTGCGGATCATTGACCTCTCTCACAATAGTTTCTCTGGTACATTGCCATCAGAGTACTTCCAGAACTGGAATGAGATGAAAGTGGTCGGGAAAGGGAATTCAACGTATATGCACATGGTGACGAATCCACGATTTGGAGGGAACGGACGATATACATTTGTAACGGATTTTACCTATTCAATAACAATATCTAGCAAAGGGACAAAAAGGCTGTATGAGAAGATCCAAAGTGTATTTGTAGTTATTGATCTTTCAGACAACAAATTCAATGGTGAAATTCCAGAATCCCTTGGGAGTCTTTGGGGACTTCAAGCGCTAAACGTTTCCGAAAACAACCTCATTGGCATCATCCCGTCatccttttcaaatttgatggACCTGGAATCGTTGGACCTATCTCGAAACCGGCTCTCTGGAGAGATCCCGCAGCAGCTAACCAAACTCACTTTCCTCTCAGTTCTAGACGTCTCTCATAACCATCTCACAGGCCCCATACCTCGAGGTAAACAATTCGATACATTTGATAATAGTTCATATGGTGGGAATATGGGATTGTGTGGTGTCCCCCTGACGAGGTTATGCAATAATTCAGAAACgtcacccccaccaccaccgacacACAACTCGCAAGGCAATGGTTTAGAGTTTTCGACGGGTATCTATTGGATGGTCATAATGATGGGGTATGGGAGTGGGCTGATAGTTGGGTTGGTTATTGGGCAGATGCTGACCACGAGGTATCATGAACGGTTTGTTGAGATATTTGAAAGGGCAAAGAAAACTCAAAGGAGGTCGAAAAGGAAGGGGCGAAGAAACTAA